Proteins encoded together in one Riemerella anatipestifer window:
- the ffh gene encoding signal recognition particle protein, with protein MFNSLQDKLDKALHNLSGRGKITEINVAETVKEIRRALVDADVNYKVAKDLTKRVQEKALGQDVLTSLTPGQLMTKIVHDELVELMGGSQEGINLSGKPTVILIAGLQGSGKTTFSGKLANYLKKKRAKNPLLVACDVYRPAAIDQLKVLGSQIGIPVYTEEENKNPSTIAENAVNFAKANKHDVVIVDTAGRLAIDEQMMNEIKSVHYFIKPTETLFVVDSMTGQDAVNTAKAFNDALNFDGVVLTKLDGDTRGGAALTIRSVVNKPIKFISTGEKMEALDLFYPERMADRILGMGDVVSLVERAQEQFDEEEAKKLQKKIAKNEFGFDDFLKQIQQIKKMGNMKDLLGMLPGVGKAIKDVDIDDNSFKHIEAIIHSMTPEERRRPSIIDVNRKKRIAKGSGRKLEEVNQLMKQFDQMGKMMKMMQGPQGKQLMAMMGKMGGGMPGMGGLFGR; from the coding sequence ATGTTCAATAGTTTACAAGATAAATTAGATAAGGCTCTTCATAACCTTTCGGGAAGAGGTAAAATTACAGAAATCAATGTAGCTGAAACGGTTAAAGAAATTCGCCGTGCCTTAGTAGATGCCGATGTAAATTATAAGGTAGCTAAAGACCTTACCAAACGAGTACAAGAGAAAGCCTTAGGACAAGATGTACTTACCAGTTTAACCCCAGGGCAGTTAATGACCAAAATAGTACACGATGAGTTGGTGGAACTAATGGGTGGTTCTCAAGAAGGTATCAACCTTTCAGGGAAACCTACAGTTATCCTAATTGCAGGGCTTCAAGGATCTGGTAAAACTACTTTCTCTGGAAAATTAGCTAACTATCTAAAGAAAAAAAGAGCTAAAAATCCGCTTTTGGTAGCGTGTGATGTTTATCGTCCTGCTGCGATAGACCAGCTAAAAGTATTAGGAAGTCAAATAGGAATTCCGGTATATACCGAAGAAGAAAATAAAAACCCTTCTACCATAGCAGAAAATGCCGTTAATTTTGCTAAAGCTAACAAGCACGATGTGGTTATTGTGGATACCGCAGGTCGTCTAGCGATAGATGAACAAATGATGAACGAAATAAAATCAGTTCATTATTTCATCAAGCCTACGGAAACCTTATTCGTTGTGGACTCTATGACGGGGCAAGATGCTGTAAATACAGCTAAAGCCTTTAATGATGCTTTAAACTTTGATGGTGTTGTCCTTACAAAATTAGATGGGGATACCCGCGGTGGTGCGGCTCTTACTATTCGTTCCGTAGTTAATAAGCCAATTAAGTTTATTTCCACAGGAGAAAAAATGGAAGCTTTAGACCTTTTCTATCCTGAAAGAATGGCAGACCGTATCTTAGGTATGGGTGATGTAGTGTCTTTAGTGGAAAGAGCTCAAGAACAGTTTGACGAAGAGGAAGCTAAAAAACTACAGAAGAAAATCGCTAAAAATGAATTTGGTTTTGATGATTTCTTGAAGCAAATTCAACAGATTAAAAAAATGGGTAATATGAAAGACCTTCTTGGTATGTTACCAGGTGTAGGCAAAGCTATTAAAGATGTGGATATAGATGACAACTCATTTAAACACATAGAGGCTATTATCCATTCTATGACTCCAGAAGAAAGAAGAAGACCTAGCATTATAGATGTTAATAGAAAGAAAAGAATAGCCAAAGGAAGTGGTAGAAAACTAGAAGAAGTCAACCAACTTATGAAACAGTTTGACCAAATGGGTAAAATGATGAAGATGATGCAAGGACCTCAAGGCAAACAGCTTATGGCAATGATGGGCAAAATGGGAGGCGGTATGCCTGGTATGGGAGGCTTGTTCGGAAGATAG
- a CDS encoding TrmH family RNA methyltransferase gives MKPELTNNLEDLEKIFQYLAQFLTEERLQKINHYAEESSDFILPVMEDVYQYRNAAAIVRSVEACAFHKVVALEKDNVFDPNLSVTKGADTWVEVEKMPRNKASLEKIKERGYKIVAVSPENNATMLPDYKVETPIALVFGTEWEGISDELLDFADETLAIPMYGFTKSFNVSVAAAICMYELKQKLLNSTIDYKLSLDKKWHTKIRWAVNSIRSGEEIYHKFLRENFNNP, from the coding sequence ATGAAGCCAGAACTAACCAACAACCTAGAAGATTTAGAAAAGATATTTCAATATTTAGCTCAATTCTTGACTGAAGAACGCCTGCAAAAAATCAACCATTATGCAGAGGAAAGTTCGGATTTCATTTTACCTGTGATGGAAGATGTTTACCAATATCGCAATGCTGCTGCAATTGTGAGAAGTGTAGAAGCATGTGCCTTCCATAAGGTAGTGGCTTTAGAAAAAGATAATGTTTTTGACCCAAACCTCAGCGTTACCAAAGGTGCAGATACTTGGGTAGAAGTAGAAAAAATGCCTAGAAATAAGGCTTCCCTAGAGAAGATAAAAGAGCGAGGTTATAAAATAGTGGCTGTTTCGCCCGAAAATAATGCTACGATGCTCCCAGATTATAAGGTAGAAACGCCCATTGCTCTAGTTTTTGGCACCGAATGGGAAGGCATTTCTGATGAATTACTAGACTTTGCAGACGAAACTTTAGCAATACCAATGTATGGCTTTACTAAGAGTTTTAATGTTTCTGTGGCGGCAGCGATATGTATGTACGAACTCAAGCAAAAACTTCTTAATTCTACCATAGACTACAAACTTAGCCTCGATAAAAAATGGCATACCAAAATAAGATGGGCGGTAAATTCTATAAGAAGCGGAGAAGAAATTTACCACAAATTTTTACGAGAAAACTTTAACAATCCATAA
- the prmC gene encoding peptide chain release factor N(5)-glutamine methyltransferase, whose amino-acid sequence MKLLELHSIFKQELSEIYDSSEISCLWEIFGEHYLGLDKIGLRQSENTEFPAQQITQYTEAINQLKSGKPYQQILGEADFFGMKFCVNQHVLIPRPETEELLDYAIKTISKEFSQTEIKILDIGTGSGVIPIVLKKHFPNARITSIDFSKEALVIAKKNAERHHTEIEFILDDYLNYKLPTHYDVIISNPPYIGIEEVSEISDTVKNFEPHLALFSPCADPLVFYRKIATDAKHHLNNGGFLFLEINQKLGAETLALYKYFSDAQLIKDLSNNDRMIIVKK is encoded by the coding sequence ATGAAGCTGCTAGAATTACATTCTATTTTTAAACAAGAACTTTCAGAGATTTATGATAGTTCCGAGATTTCTTGTTTGTGGGAAATTTTTGGAGAACATTATCTAGGTTTAGACAAAATAGGACTACGACAATCCGAAAACACTGAATTCCCAGCTCAACAAATAACACAATATACCGAAGCCATCAACCAACTAAAAAGCGGTAAGCCTTACCAACAAATTTTAGGTGAAGCTGACTTTTTTGGTATGAAGTTTTGCGTGAATCAACATGTGCTTATTCCTCGTCCAGAAACAGAGGAACTGCTAGACTACGCCATCAAAACCATTTCAAAAGAGTTTTCCCAAACAGAGATTAAAATTTTAGATATAGGCACAGGTTCTGGAGTAATCCCTATTGTGTTGAAAAAACATTTTCCGAATGCTAGAATAACTTCCATAGATTTTTCTAAAGAAGCCTTAGTCATCGCTAAAAAAAATGCCGAAAGGCATCACACTGAGATTGAGTTTATACTCGATGATTACCTCAATTATAAATTGCCAACTCATTATGATGTGATTATTTCTAATCCGCCATACATAGGTATCGAGGAAGTTTCTGAAATTTCGGATACTGTAAAGAATTTTGAGCCTCATTTAGCTCTTTTTTCTCCTTGTGCCGACCCTTTAGTATTTTACCGAAAAATAGCAACAGACGCCAAGCATCATCTTAACAACGGAGGATTTTTATTTTTAGAAATAAACCAAAAACTAGGAGCGGAAACTTTAGCTTTGTATAAATATTTCAGTGATGCTCAACTCATCAAAGATTTATCTAATAATGACAGAATGATTATAGTAAAAAAATGA
- the yaaA gene encoding peroxide stress protein YaaA gives MLILSSPAKLMNVSLKSDMLKPTEPQFIEDSAFIQSFLKEKTPQYLSDLMEISSKLADENWERNQNWSASPSEEESNAALYTFTGEVYRGLDAPTLDKKAVDYLQKHYRILSGLYGLLKPSDRIMLYRLEMGRPFQFDKYKNLYSFWKSKITTVLNEELKENDILLNLASTEYFKSVDTKKLKAKAIDVKFYEYKDGKLKTIVVYTKHARGLLIRFCAETNAKTLDDIKAFNYEGYLIDEERSKDNQLVFVR, from the coding sequence ATGCTCATACTTTCATCTCCAGCTAAGTTAATGAATGTCTCATTAAAATCAGATATGCTAAAACCTACCGAACCTCAGTTCATAGAAGATTCGGCGTTTATACAGTCATTTTTGAAAGAAAAAACGCCACAATACCTTTCTGATTTAATGGAAATTTCTTCCAAATTGGCAGATGAAAACTGGGAAAGAAACCAAAATTGGAGTGCCTCGCCTTCGGAAGAGGAGTCTAATGCCGCCCTCTATACTTTTACAGGTGAGGTTTATCGTGGGTTAGACGCTCCTACTCTAGATAAAAAAGCCGTAGATTATCTCCAAAAACATTATAGAATACTCTCAGGATTGTATGGTTTATTAAAACCTTCGGATAGGATTATGCTGTATCGTTTAGAAATGGGGCGTCCGTTCCAGTTTGATAAGTATAAAAATTTATATTCTTTTTGGAAGTCCAAAATTACAACGGTTCTTAACGAAGAATTAAAGGAAAACGATATTCTCCTAAATCTTGCCAGTACAGAATACTTTAAATCAGTAGATACCAAAAAACTAAAAGCGAAGGCTATAGATGTTAAATTCTACGAATACAAGGACGGTAAACTAAAAACCATCGTGGTTTATACCAAACACGCCAGAGGGCTTCTCATTCGTTTTTGTGCCGAAACCAATGCCAAAACTTTAGATGATATTAAAGCCTTTAATTATGAAGGTTATCTTATAGACGAAGAACGCTCCAAAGACAATCAACTGGTATTTGTGAGGTAA
- a CDS encoding IS982-like element ISRa1 family transposase yields MNNIEQIYERILEVLGLFSENQLISYQRRTPKMSDLEVISLNITAEYLSIDSELQLFRKLPNSLINKIERSVYNKRKRRLSLQTEQIRQRISMEFNEFEDIFIVDSMPMKVCENARSTRSKICKEQSYSSPTYGYCASQKLYFYGYKLHAVCSLNGVIKNFDISPASVHDIHYLKDSGEQMRNCTLIGDRGYLSAKVQIDLFNYANIKLDTPMRSNQKDYIPQFSLYKKKRKRIETFFSQLCDQFMIKRNYAKTFEGFKTRIISKITAATVIQYINKFIFQRKLNHLKISII; encoded by the coding sequence ATGAACAACATAGAGCAAATATATGAAAGAATTTTGGAAGTTTTAGGACTTTTTTCAGAAAATCAACTGATTAGTTATCAGAGAAGAACACCTAAAATGAGCGATTTAGAAGTCATAAGTCTTAATATTACTGCTGAATACTTGAGTATTGATAGCGAATTACAGTTATTTAGAAAATTGCCAAACTCTCTGATAAACAAAATTGAAAGAAGTGTTTACAATAAGCGAAAACGAAGACTATCCCTACAAACAGAGCAAATTAGACAGCGTATTTCGATGGAGTTCAATGAGTTTGAAGATATTTTTATCGTTGATAGCATGCCAATGAAAGTTTGTGAAAACGCTCGTTCTACTCGTTCAAAAATTTGTAAAGAGCAATCCTATTCTTCACCAACATATGGTTATTGTGCTTCACAGAAATTATATTTCTATGGCTATAAACTACACGCAGTATGTTCTTTAAATGGTGTGATTAAGAATTTTGATATAAGCCCTGCATCCGTTCACGACATCCACTATTTAAAAGATAGTGGTGAGCAAATGCGAAACTGTACTTTAATTGGAGATAGAGGCTATTTATCAGCAAAAGTTCAAATAGATTTATTTAACTATGCTAATATTAAATTAGATACACCAATGAGAAGTAATCAGAAAGATTATATTCCTCAATTTTCATTGTACAAGAAAAAGCGAAAACGAATTGAGACATTTTTCTCTCAACTTTGCGACCAATTTATGATTAAAAGAAACTATGCTAAAACTTTTGAAGGCTTTAAAACAAGGATAATCAGTAAAATAACCGCCGCAACGGTTATTCAATATATCAATAAATTTATCTTCCAAAGAAAATTAAATCATCTAAAAATCAGTATTATTTAA